The following are from one region of the Hymenobacter radiodurans genome:
- a CDS encoding fasciclin domain-containing protein, producing the protein MVNAADLPMSSAEGVMVGGAMMVPSKDIVDNAVMSSEHGTLVAAVKAAGLVETLKSAGPFTVFAPTNAAFDKLPAGTVNTLVMPENKAKLTTILTYHVVPGAVRAADLQNGQTLTTVQGETLTVMKSGTSVMLKDAKGGMATVTTADVISSNGVTHVIDSVLMPAK; encoded by the coding sequence GCCGAAGGCGTGATGGTAGGCGGCGCCATGATGGTGCCCAGCAAAGACATTGTAGACAACGCCGTGATGTCGTCGGAACATGGCACGCTGGTAGCGGCTGTGAAGGCGGCTGGCTTGGTAGAAACGCTGAAAAGCGCAGGCCCTTTTACCGTATTTGCGCCCACCAACGCCGCTTTTGACAAACTGCCCGCTGGCACCGTGAACACCTTGGTAATGCCCGAAAACAAAGCCAAACTCACCACTATTCTGACTTACCACGTAGTGCCCGGCGCCGTGCGCGCTGCCGACCTGCAAAACGGTCAGACCTTAACTACCGTGCAGGGCGAAACCCTAACGGTGATGAAAAGTGGCACCAGCGTAATGCTGAAGGACGCCAAAGGCGGCATGGCTACCGTGACTACCGCCGACGTAATTTCTAGCAATGGCGTGACCCACGTTATCGATAGCGTGTTGATGCCGGCCAAATAA